A region from the Gossypium hirsutum isolate 1008001.06 chromosome A08, Gossypium_hirsutum_v2.1, whole genome shotgun sequence genome encodes:
- the LOC107895109 gene encoding 21 kDa protein: protein MEVSSLRHWKVIPILLITLQFTTNMVLSLVDAPFDNQRNIEYIKSSCSSTTYPRLCYRSLSIYANKIDTSPRLLVDTALNVTLKASKSTSRLMVKISRIHGLRPRVAAAMADCIEVIGDSVDELQQSIEELGHVSRSNFALTMSDIQTWVSTALTDEDTCMDGFAGKSMNGNVKTMVRKRIVKIAHLTSNALALVNNYASTQSNLP from the coding sequence atggAAGTTTCATCTTTACGCCATTGGAAGGTTATCCCAATCCTGCTTATTACCCTTCAATTCACTACTAACATGGTCTTGAGCTTAGTTGATGCACCATTTGACAACCAAAGAAACATTGAGTACATCAAATCTTCATGCAGCTCCACAACTTATCCCAGACTGTGCTATCGCTCACTCTCAATCTACGCAAACAAAATCGACACCAGCCCCAGATTGTTAGTGGATACTGCCCTCAATGTTACCCTCAAGGCCAGCAAATCAACTTCAAGGTTGATGGTGAAGATCTCTAGAATCCACGGTTTGAGGCCTAGGGTAGCTGCTGCCATGGCAGATTGCATTGAGGTGATCGGTGACTCTGTTGATGAGCTTCAACAGTCTATAGAGGAACTTGGTCACGTTAGCCGCTCAAATTTTGCGCTTACAATGAGTGATATTCAAACTTGGGTTAGTACAGCGCTGACAGATGAAGATACTTGCATGGATGGATTTGCAGGAAAGTCCATGAATGGAAATGTAAAGACTATGGTAAGGAAAAGGATTGTTAAAATTGCACATTTGACAAGCAATGCCCTGGCTCTCGTCAACAACTATGCCTCAACTCAAAGTAACTTACCTTAA